One Oncorhynchus kisutch isolate 150728-3 linkage group LG30, Okis_V2, whole genome shotgun sequence genomic window, GGAGTTCAGCATCtcactgctctgtccctctggCATCTGTTGTCTAGTCTCATCAGCCAATGTCCTGACATGTCTTGTCATGTGTTTTGCTGCACTGAACATGTTagcatgtggtttccatatagAAGAATGAAGCGATGGCCCCACTTCATCTGTCATAGTAGGAACAGATGGCAGTCCACTATGAGATGGGTAAATTGAGATATTCTGAGAGTACTCTTCTGTGGAATGAAAGGAGAAATCTGGGTGGCAGACAGGGTCAGTGTCTCTGCCTGGATCCACAGAGGTCCACAGCTGCCCATCAGTCTCATCCATGACAAACTGGTCAGGTCCTGCCAGGGTCATGGTCTGATCCAGCTCCTCCTCTTTCACCATCACTAGGTCTAGTGAGTCCTCGTCCGGCCGGTGCTGCTCTGTGCTGAACACCTCTGTAGATGCGAGCTGGGGTGTTCCTGGTTCCTCTGGATGATCAGAATTGGGGTAATGTTCCACGGAGTCTCTGGGAGATATATTGGGTTGTGTGATGAAGTCCTCATCACAGTGCCGTTGCTCAAAGGATGGTGGTTTCCCAGGCTTGGAACCAGATTCTAAAGATTTGGGGATAAACATAAAATAAACATTACAAAAAGACCCTTAAGAGCAAAACATAAAACAACAATGTAGCAATTTGGAACTTGCAAACCACCACACCCACACAGTCttccatagacagacagagcaggaaCCCTTATGGTCACACCCACCCTCTCCAGTGATCCTGAGCTCTTCCTGAGGGTCAGTCTTCCACAcgtcctctgctgtctcctcatCTTTGATCAGTATGAGTTCAGTCTTCACTCCCTGCTCCACATCGGTAGACTAACAGGGGACTGAGGTTATTACTCTGGACACACAGCATATCTAACCCTTTTCATACTCATGAATCACACAAAAGCGATAAAATCTCCTGATAAGCCAATATCAGAATTTATCTTAGTTGTTAAAGGTGATGTATCACACCTGGGGTTGAGAGTCCTCTTCAACAGCCAGCTCTTCGTCTCTGCACTGTGAGCTACTCCTCTGCTTATTCAAAACCATTTTGACTGGATATGAAGATCTCTCTGATGCCATAGAGTAAAAAGCGAGAAAATAATTGTATTCAGTCAAATATTAGAGCTATTCACACATTTGGGTTTCCCATATCCAATCAATTTACTAGCCTGGAGACCCGATGTTGAATTTCATAGAAATTTCATAGAAATAGAGCAGGAAAGTTCTCTCACGACATCTACAAGCCAGAATGTCAAATAAAACAATAGTTTAACTTACTTTACTGGTTGTCGGTGTATTTGTTCCTTTTGCAGgtacattacatgaccaaaagtatgtggatacctgctcgtcgaacaactcattccaaaatcatgggtattaatatggaattggtcccccttggctgctacaacagcctccactcttctgggaaggctttcagcaatgttccaaccagatgttggaacattgctgcaaggacttgcttccattcagccacaggaaTATTTGTGATATTTGGACACGGATGTTGGGCAATAAGGCCTAGCTCGCAGACGgcattctaattcatcccaaagatgttcgatggggttgaggtcagggctctgtgcaggcaagaCAAGatattccacaccgatctcataccatttctgtatggacatccCTTTGAGAATGGAGGCatcattctgaaacaggaaagggccttccccaaactgttggcaacacagaatcatctagaatgtcattgtatgctgtagcgttaatatttcccttcactggaactaaggggcctagctgaaccatgaaaaacagccctagatcattattcctccttcaccaaactttacagttggcactatccatttgggcaggtagcgttctcctggcatccgtcgaactgctagatggtgaagcgtgatttatcactccagagaacatgtttccattgctccagagtccaacggtGGCGAGCTTCatgccactccagccgacgcttggcattgcgcatggtaatcgtaggattgtgtgtggctgctcgtccatggaaactaatttcatgaagctcccgacaaacagttattgtcctcacgttgcttccagaggcagtttcgaACTCGgtcgtgagtgttgcaactgaggacagacaatttttacgcgaTGCTCGCTTCAGCACTCCcgatctgtgagcttgtgtggtctaccgcttggcgttgttgctcctagacgtttccacttcacaataacagcacttacagttgaccggcacagctctagcaaggcagaaatttgacgaattgacttgttggaaaggtggcatcctatgagggtgccacgttgaaagtcaccaagctgttcattaaggccattctacttgccaatgtttgtctatggcaattgcatggctatgtgctcgattttatacacctgtcagcaacaggtgtggttgaaattgccgaatccactaatttgaaggggtgtccacgtaCTGTTGTATTTATAGTATAGGAATGTGAGACAATATAACCCACATGAAAGTATAATTACacttttcaaatccaatcaacaGGACCTGAAAAattgtaatatcctatgtttctcaaGAGTCGTGGTTGAACGAGGACATGGacatgaactcagcaaaaaacaaACGTCCCCTCACTGTCaattgcgtttattttcagcaaacttgtgtaatgtgtaatatttgtatgaacagaacaagattcaacaactgagacaaactgaacaagttcaacagacatgtgactaacagaaattgaataatgtgttcctgaacaaaaggggggggcggtcaaaatcaaaagtaacagtcaatgcagctgttggccacaccagatactaagtactgcagtgcatctcctcaaagactgcaccagatttgccagttcttgctgtgagttgtttccccactcttccaccaagacacctgcaagttcccggacatttctgggggggaatggccctagccctcactctccaatccaacaggtcccagatgtgctcaatgggattgagatccgggctcctcactggccatggcagaaaaccgacattcctgtcttgcaggaaatcacgcacagaacgagcagtatggctcgtggcattgtcatgctggagggtcatgtcaggatgagcctgcaggaagggttttttattttatttctttatttcacctttatttaaccaggtaggctagttgagaacaagttctcatttgcaactgcgacctggccaagataaagcatagcagtgtgagcatacaacaaagagttacacatggagtaaacaattaacaagtcaataacacagtagaaaacaaagggggggtctatatacaatgtgtgcaaaaggcatgaggaggtaggcaaataattacaattttgcagattaacactggagtgataaattatcagatggtcatgtacgggtagagatattggtgtgcagaagagcagaaaagtacataaataaaaacagtatggggatgaggtaggtgaaaagggtgggctatttaccaatagactatgtacagctgcagcgatcggttagctgctcagatagctgatgtttgaagttggtgagggagataaaagtctccaacttcagcgatttttgcaattcgttccagtcacaggcagcagagtactggaacgaaaggcggccaaatgaggtgttggctttagggatgatcagtgagatacacctgctggagcgcgtgctacggatgggtgttgccatcgtgaccagtgagctgagataaggcggagctttacctagcatggacttgtagatgacctggagccagtgggtctggcgacgaatatgtagcgagggccagccgactagagcatacaagtcgcagtggtgggtggtataaggtgctttagtgacaaaacggatggcactgtgatagactgcatccagtttgctgagtagagtgttggaagccattttgtagatgacatcgccgaagtcgaggatcggtaggatagtcagttttactagggtaagcttggcggcgtgagtgaaggaggctttgttgcggaatagaaagccgactcttgatttgattttcgattggagatgtttgatatgagtctggaaggagagtttgcagtctagccagacacctaggtacttatagacgtccacatattctaggtcggaaccatccagggtggtgatgctagtcgggcatgcgggtgcaggcagcgaccggttgaaaagcatgcatttggttttactagcgtttaagagcagttggaggccacggaaggagtgttgtatggcattgaagcttgtttggaggttagatagcacagtgtccaaagacgggccgaaagtatatagaatggtgtcgtctgcgtagaggtggatcagggaatcgcccgcagcaagagcaacatcattgatatacacagagaaaagagtcggcccgagaattgaaccctgtggcacccccatagagactgccagaggaccggacagcatgccctccgatttgacgcactgaactctgtctgcaaagtaattggtgaaccaggcaaggcagtcatccgaaaaaccgaggctactgagtctgccgataagaatatggtgattgacagagtcgaaagccttggcaaggtcgatgaagacggctgcacagtactgtcttttatcgatggcggttatgatatcgtttagtaccttgagtgtggctgaggtgcacccgtgaccggctcggaaaccagattgcacagcggagaaggtacggtgggattcgagatggtcagtgacctgtttgttgacttggctttcgaagaccttagataggcagggcaggatggatataggtctgtaacagtttgggtccagggtgtctccccctttgaagagggggatgactgcggcagctttccaatccttggggatctcagacgagatgaaagagaggttgaacaggctggtaataggggttgcgacaatggtggcagatagtttcagaaatagagggtccagattgtcaagcccagctgatttgtacgggtccaggttttgcagctctttcagaacatctgctgtctggatttgggtaaaggagaacctggagaggcttgggcgaggagctgcggggggggcggagctgttgaccgaggttgaagtagccaggcggaaggcatggccagccgttgagaaatgcttattgaagttttcgataatcatggatttatcagtggtgaccgtgttacctagcctcagtgcagtgggcagctgggaggaggtgctcttgttctccatggacttcacagtgtcccagaactttttggagttggagctacaggatgcaaacttctgcctgaagaagctggccttagctttcctgactgactgcgtgtattggttccggacttccctgaacagttgcatatcacggggactattcgatgctattgcagtccgccacaggatgtttttgtgctggtcgagggcagtcaggtctggggtgaaccaagggctgtatctgttcttagttctgcattttttgaacggagcatgcttatctaaaatggtgaggaagttacttttaaagaatgaccaggcatcctcaactgacgggatgaggtcaatgtccttccaggatacccgggccaggtcgattagaaaggcctgctcgcagaagtgttttagggagcgtttgacagtgatgaggggtggtcgtttgactgcggctccgtagcggatacaggcaatgaggcagtgatcgctgagatcctggttgaagacagcggaggtgtatttggagggccagttggtcaggatgacgtctatgagggtgcccttgtttacagagttagggttgtacctggtgggttccttgatgatttgtgtgagattgagggcatctagcttagattgtaggactggcggggtgttaagcatatcccagtttaggtcacctaacagaacaaactctgaagctagatggggggcgatcaattcacaaatggtgtccagggcacagctgggagctgaggggggtcggtagcaggcggcaaccgtgagagacttatttctggagagagtaattttcaaaattagtagttcgaactgtttgggtatggacctggaaagtatgacattactttgcaggctaactcctccccctttggcagttctatcttgacggaagatgttatagttgggtatggaaatctctgaatttttggtggccttcctgagccaggattcagacacagcaaggacatcagggttagcagagtgtgctaaagcagtgagtaaaacaaacttagggaggaggcttctgatgttgacatgcatgaaaccaaggctttttcgatcacagaagtcaacaaatgagggtgcctggggacatgcagggcctgggtttacctccacatcacccgcggaacagagaaggagtagtatgagggtgcggctaaaggctatcaaaactggtcgcctagagcgttggggacagagaataagaggagcaggtttctgggcatggtagaatatattcagggcataatgcggagacaggggtatggtggggtgcgggtacagcggaggtaagcccaggcactgggtgatgatgagagaggttgtatctctggacatgctggtagtaatgggtgaggtcaccacatgtgtgggaggtgggacaaaggagttatcaggggtatgaagagtggaactaggggctccattgtgaactaaaacaatgataactaacctgaacaacagtatagaaggcatattgacatttgagagagacatacagcgaggcatacagtaatcacaggtgttgaattgggaaagctagctaaaacagtaggtgagacaacagctaatcagctagcacaacaacagcaggtaaaatggcgtagactaggcaacggggccaacagataaaacaaacaagcagaatggagtaccgtgattaatggacagtccagcgtgcatcagctatgtagccaagagatcagtgtccagggggcagcggtggatggggcaggaaagctggactggcgagtgttatccaggttaaaaaaactaacaatgactaaatagcttgaagctagttagctggttagcttctggaggttcttgagtgtgttctaaaaatttacaaaaataatagcgattccgtatcacattgggtgaggcaggtttccggaaggtataaacaaattaaaagtaaaaagagatagaaagtaaatatgggtccggtgagcgtttgggacgcggcgattcaggcggttagcaggcctgtgctaacaagctaacagtttgtaggcccgggctagacaaggtagcagttagcggaccggagctggacaagctagcagttagcaggccgaattagcaagcagggagatagcgagggctagagagttagcctttgggggacgtcgcgatggggtgagtctgtttattcctcttcatgcggtgacatcgatagatgTCGATAGATGTGACCGATAGATGTGACCATCAccccatcacccctggtgagacaaaaccgaagggtaccacatgagggaggaggatgtcttccctataacgcacagcattgagattgcctgcaatgacaacaagctcagtccgatgatgctgtgacacaccgccccagaccatgacggaccctccacctccaaatcgatcccgctccagagtacaggcctcagtgaaatgctcattccttcgaccataaacgcaaatccgaccatcacccctggtgagacaaaaccgcaacttgtCAGTGAAAAGctttttttgccagtcctgtctggtccagggaTGGTTGGTTTGTACCCATAGGCGACGCTGTTgtctgtgatgtctggtgaggacctgccttacaacgggcctacaagccctcagtccagcctctctcagcctattgcggacagtctgagcactggtggaaggattgtgcgttcctggtgtaactcgggcagttgttgttgccatcctgtacctatccCGCATGTGTGaggttcggatgtaccgatcctgtgcaggtgttgttacacgtggtctccCACTGCGAGGAtaatcagctgtccgtcttgtctccctgtagcgctgtcttaggtgtcacACAGTACAGAggttgcaatgtattgccctggtcacatctgcagtcctcatgcctccttgcaacatgccttcggcatgttcacgcagattagcagggaccctgggcatctttcttttggtgtttttcagagtcagtagaaaggcctcttttactgtcctaagttttcataactgtgaccttaattgcctaccatctgtaagctgttagtgtcttaatgaccattccacaggtgcatgttcattaattatgtatggttcattgaacaagcatgggaaacagtgtttaaacaatttacaatgaagatctgtgaagttatttggatttttacaaattatctttgaaagacagggtctgaaaaggggacgtttctttttttgccaaATTTACATCTCGCTGGTTTTTCCATGCATCATCAAGCCCAGATGGCAGATTCAGATAAGGCGAAGGGAGGAGGTgggtgtctctttgttaacaacagctggtgagTGACCTTTAATGTTAAGGAAGTGTTGAGTTGTTGCATGACTTAGAATACCTcctgataagctgcagaccataaTATGTACTATATTTCTCGTAGCCATTTAACACcaaacagatgctggcactaagaccacaagcaacaagctgtatagggccataagcaaacaagaaaatgcacattcAGAGGCGGTGTGTCTTGTGGCCgctgattttaatgcagggaaactgaaatccgttttaccacatttttaccagTATGTcatcacctgtgcaactagaggtgaCAGAACTCGAGATCAcctttacaccacacacagaaatgcatacaaggccctccatCGCCCTCCCTCTTGCAAATCAGATAATAACTCTATCTTCCTGCTTACAAAAAAATTTAACAGAAAGTACCAGTGACaagctcaatatggaagtggtcagatgaagcggatgctaagctacaagaCTGCACAGATtggaaaatgttccgggattcatctggTAACGCTGAAGAATCatcggcttcattaataagtacaTCAACGATACATACATACcataaccagaagccatggattacatccgcactgagctaaagcctacagctgccgctttcaaggaacggaacactaatccagacgcttttaagaaatcctgctataaAAACTCtgacgagccatcaaacaggcaaagcttccatagaggactaagatcgaatcccaCTATGCCGGCTCTGACGCTtgacggatgtggcagggctggcaAACTATCACGAATTAGAAAGGAAActcagccgcgagctgcccagcgacacgagcctaccagacgagctgacAGGTGGTGccctcatgcatggttcagtgttgcttgacactgaaccatgcatgagagcaccagctgttccggatcaCAGTAGTGATCTTGCTctctgtagccaatgtgagtaagacctttaaaacagATTAACATTCGGAAGGCTGGGGCCAGATGGAATAGCAGGACGAGTACTCAGACCATGCGCTGACCAGCCGGTCTGTAATAACAACCTGTTTCAATCAGGCCACCTCTGTCCCCGttcccaagaacgccaaggtaacctgcctaatttACTATCGCTTCGAAGCATTCACATCTATGGCAAATAAAtggtttgaaaggctggtcatggctccccacctgtactccctgttcactcaccaTTGCGTGGcggtgcacgactccaacaccatcaatttGCTGAAAACAacggtggtaggactgatcaccgacgacgagacctggtagtgtggtgcaaAGACAGAAACCTCTCCTTTAACGTCAGCAATTATTGTTGACTACAAGAAACGAAGGAGCgagcgcttcaagttcctcagtgttcACATCAACTAGGAATTAAcatgatccacacacacacacacacacacacatagttgtgAAGAGGACATGACAGCGCCTCCTCCCCCTTAGGAAggatgggccctcagatcctcaaaagattctacagctgcaccattgagagcatcatgACTGGCtccatcactgcttggtatggcaactgcaaggGGCCCGACCGCAAGCCGCTATTGAGGGTGGTGAGTACTGGggtcgagctccctgccatccaggacctttataccaggcggtgtcagaggaagaaccCAGTCACCATAGCCATAGACCGCAAGGCAAACGGTACCAGttcaccaagtctggaaccaacaggaccctgaacagcttctcccACGAACCAATAAGACTGCAAAACAaggctgctaaatagctaatcaaatggctacccaaactacCTGCATTGAACCTTTAACTAACCATCTTGCATTGACTCTATGCGCGcgaatgcatgcacgcacacactagaggtcgaccgattaatcggaatggccgattaattagggccgatttcaagttttcataacaatcggaaatcggtatttttgggcgacGATTTTGccaattttatttaactaggcaagtcagttaagaacacattcttattttcaatgacggcctaggaggcagaacgacagatttgtaccctgtcagctcgggggattcaatcgtgcaaccttacagttaactagtccaacgctctaaccacctgattacattgcac contains:
- the LOC116352809 gene encoding zinc finger protein 333-like produces the protein MASCNFQAQLVSIMEVLAKAAVAEINKRVDDSCAVIRLEMTQSQRDIDVLKRKWQMMESELEKTRRRKERSSYPVKMVLNKQRSSSQCRDEELAVEEDSQPQSTDVEQGVKTELILIKDEETAEDVWKTDPQEELRITGEESGSKPGKPPSFEQRHCDEDFITQPNISPRDSVEHYPNSDHPEEPGTPQLASTEVFSTEQHRPDEDSLDLVMVKEEELDQTMTLAGPDQFVMDETDGQLWTSVDPGRDTDPVCHPDFSFHSTEEYSQNISIYPSHSGLPSVPTMTDEVGPSLHSSIWKPHANMFSAAKHMTRHVRTLADETRQQMPEGQSSEMLNSNNEGNSLALQPRQHQYRASEATVRLSECMTGSNMATTSTFSGYSLSHSSFNMVKRMRTQWRSGGTTERRFSCTFCGKSFQRLCQLKVHLRSHTGEKPYTCEQCGRSFTKQCNLIRHAVVHSGEKPFECTQCGKCFTQRSNMTSHQRTHIGESAVSPYVAPAYSGDPHTSLM